The sequence below is a genomic window from Roseofilum casamattae BLCC-M143.
TGTAATTTATATCGCTTTTATTTCCAAGATCGTCTCGCTAATTAGTATCCTATGAACGAGAAAGCAAATCCACAGATAAGGTATCAGTTGGGAGGAAGTTTGGCTTGGTCAGATCCAACTTATATTAAACGCAAGGCAGATGGCGAATTATACGAGCAATTAAAGCAGGGAAATTTTTGCTATGTATTTAATGCTCGACAAATAGACATCTCCTAAAAATAATATCCAGAAAGAAAAAGTATGTTATAATTAAGATTTACCAAAAACAAATCATGAGTAATATTGAAGAATTTCTGCGACAATATCCCCAGGAAACCCAAAGAGTATTAGGTATTAATGCCGAGCAACTGGAAAAATTAACCAAGATAGCTAAAGAGAAATATCAGGAAAGAAAAAAACAAAAAACTAGACTGATAAAAGCTGGAGGAGGTAGGGAAGCGAAACTGATGTTAGAAGAGCAGATTATCTTAACTCTTTTCTATCTCCATAATTT
It includes:
- a CDS encoding helix-turn-helix domain-containing protein gives rise to the protein MSNIEEFLRQYPQETQRVLGINAEQLEKLTKIAKEKYQERKKQKTRLIKAGGGREAKLMLEEQIILTLFYLHNFPTFQILGIQFGVSESTAHKIFHEWLELLEELLPASLMEQLKKKGEKEWV